The Aeoliella mucimassa genome includes the window CTGGCAGGTGCTGCCATCTGCAATGCCAGGCGTTTACCTTTCCAGGACAGAGCGAAAGCCGCTGCCGCACGTTGCAGTACTTGGTGCGCGTTCATAAGTTGGTTCAATAGGGAGCTCATCACTTCGTCACAATCTATCGTTGGTAAATCAAGGGAGTAATAAGGAACCGCTGGCCGAACCGTTGGGTGCGACCAGCGGCGATAGAGAGTCTTAGACACGTCGGCGCGTTACTAAGTATCCGCAGGCGCCTAACAACAGCAGTAGGACACTGGTGGGTTCGGGCACCCCAACTCCGAGCGCCTGAGCCCTATTGAGCACCTCTTGTTCTGTGAGAACAGTTGTGTAGAGAGCGGCTTCATCAATCACTCCGTCAAACGGGGAGTAAAGACTACCGCGTAGATTCATTGCTCCAAAATACGGGGCGTAGTTGAACTCGGAGGAGAAGTTCGAGGGAGCCTGGGATCCCCCATTGAATAGCAGTTCTTGGGGCATTCCATCGGCATAAGCTTTCAGGCGATCCGTGAGTTCAGCTCCTGTTTGGTCATAAGTCCAGAGCAGATGGTGATGGGAACCGTCGAGGAGGGTTGCATCATCGAAATATCCTCCAATGATCTTGCCGGAGTCATCACGAATATAGAAGCGAAACCTTCCTGGCTCGCCATCGTTGATGGATACGTGAGAGTTGGTGGTCAATCCATCATTCGCAGAGCCGTAGAGCATTATTCTGTTGTCGGTATTGGTCCCACTGAATACAAACTCGTAAGTCGAATTCCCCAGGAAAGAAGAGAACGGCTTGGCGGCATCGGGTGTCGCAAGGTACTGCGACGATCCGCGAGAAAAGGCAACCGCGTCGTCACTGCCTAATCCTCCACCAGTAGTGCCCAATAGGGGGGAGTTTACATAGGTTCCATCCATCGCACTGGCGCCAGCGTCGGCGGCCACGTCGCCGGTGCTTTCACCAAAGCGATAATAGAGGAATGGATTGTCGGAGAGCACTTCAGCTGCGTAA containing:
- a CDS encoding LamG-like jellyroll fold domain-containing protein — encoded protein: MIFDRSFRPTLILLSLLAVGTACGNVSLAAPPSYAAEVLSDNPFLYYRFGESTGDVAADAGASAMDGTYVNSPLLGTTGGGLGSDDAVAFSRGSSQYLATPDAAKPFSSFLGNSTYEFVFSGTNTDNRIMLYGSANDGLTTNSHVSINDGEPGRFRFYIRDDSGKIIGGYFDDATLLDGSHHHLLWTYDQTGAELTDRLKAYADGMPQELLFNGGSQAPSNFSSEFNYAPYFGAMNLRGSLYSPFDGVIDEAALYTTVLTEQEVLNRAQALGVGVPEPTSVLLLLLGACGYLVTRRRV